GAGACAAGCTAAGTTAGAATTCGTACTAACGTACTGCTCCTTAGGTCGAGCCGATCCCGAGAAATGCTAAGTCAGAATTCGTACTAAGGCACTGCTTGGCCTCGGGAACCCCGAGGCCGAGCCACTCCCgagacacgccaagtcagaattcGTACCAATGCACTGTTTGGCACATCCACTACGCCAACCCGTGTACGACCGACCCATGTACAGTAATATAAAAACCTATAGCCATCATCTGGTCAGAGGAGGtaaaatcaattgatcactcgattaacttgctcgtcggaggggcctcgtcgggtgatctcgacgagggccatttttgtaggaaaacgCGGCCACCTCATGAAGACGAGCCGCCAACCACCCGGGAATCGCCATCCAGTGCATGAAGGAGAGCAGCCAACCAGCTTGGATCTCGACCAATGCCAACTAGCACCCCTTCTCGAGGCCACGACCACCTCACGAAgatgagctgccaaccaccccggagaaggagagatgtagctcgGCATACACGGCGTCCGGATCGGCAcaccaaggaacgctgatcaGCACCCCGTCGCGAGGGCCCGGCCGACTCGGCATCCAGCTCAACCGATAGAAGACTCTTGACATTGACCCGTTTACCAGACCGTGttgactcaccagccacggcacatttgttcactaatattttgatgctagaaggagggtcatgTTGCAGGAACATCCCATAGGAGCTCTCCCCAAGGAAGAACCACCGGTCGGTCACCCTTTTGTTGGGCCCAGAGAGCAACCCCTCTCCGTCCTTCgagatggggggatcccggcctcgacGCCAGATCGCTACTAGCACCCATTCAATGACCCGGGGTTACCACCTCCCAAACTTACCGCGGGATCCTCGGTCGTATCGCCtgaggcattcctcagcctgaccTACCAAGTACAAGTGATGGCAGGGATGATGCAGATGCTCGTCCCACTTATTCCCCAAATCGTGTAGCTAGCAGCTCCCTTGATTGACCTGACCTGGCAAACGTCGAGCAGGGAGCAGGTCGAGATGACAAAAGCCCGTGACCAAATGACGAACCCGAGATGTCCGCTCGAGCAGAGCATTCCTACACCCTACcaagtcacactaccccacttcgagcCTAACACTGTATCATCCGACTCGACGGATGACTCGCTTAAGGCCTAATTGTCCCAGGTCAACCAACGTCTGGATGCATTCCAGTGTGATTTTCGAAAATCACGGGGCGAGTCCAATGAAGGCGGCTCGGGTGtgtcccctttcactcaggaagtacaggacaagctAGTATCTCTCAACTTCAGGCTATCGACATTGGAGACATACGACGGTGGCTCCGATCCCACGGAGCACATCTCCGCAttccgggctcagatggccctctatggcacctctgatGCATTGATATGTCAAGCATTTCCGACCACTATAAGGGGATCGGCACGAGCATGATTCAACCGGCTGCAGTAGTCCTCAGTCTcatccttcgaccaactcgctGGAGAGTTTGAACAGAACTTCCTCACCAGCGTGCGACCTAGGGCTTCCATAGCCACCCTGCTCGCGTTGTCCCAACACGAAGACGAGTCGCTCTCTCAGCTCGTGGCATGCTTTGCCACTAAGATCTGGGGATTCCCAGATGCTCACCCTTCTCTTATCATGTAGGTGTTTAtgatgggtttgaagccttcaaggttcttctggtcactgaTCGAGAGGCCACCAGTAGCCATCCCCAAGATGCTCCAGCGCGCCAACTAGTACATCACCGCCGAAGCTCTGGTGGCGGGAAAGCGCATGAACAGCAAGAGGCCAAGGGTGGAGCAATCCCGGGGAACAACTTCAGTAGCCCCGATGCAACCCCGCTAGAGGGCCGACTGACAAGAGCTACTGCTCCCAAGGCCTCTGCCTCTCCCTCTAAGCATGTTCCATAGGGAATATGGCCACGGCACGGAAGATTGTCGTGACCTCCAGAATCGAAGCGAGGACTTCATCTTAAAAAGTCACCTCGGGCGCTATCTCGAGAAACCCCAAGAAGTAACTCCACGTCCCAAGAGACCCATCGAAAGACActggcccagctcttgcccaagCATCTccaaatcggttcccgacttgcgactcgttggcccagctcttgcccgagcctctctatATTGGTTCCCGACCTGTGGCTCgctggcccagctcttgcccgagcctctccataTCGGTTCCCAACCTGCAGCCCATAGGCCTAGCTCTTGCCCAAgcttctccagatcggttcccgacctgcggcTTGCTAGCCCAATTCTTGCCCGAGCCTTTCCAGATCGGTTCTCGACTTACGGCTCGTCGACTCAATttagagccgagctcacaactcggtctccAAATTCAATTTGGTGTCGAGCTCGCAACTCAGTCCCTATACTCAATTCGGTGCCGAGCTTGCGACTCAGTCCCCAGGTTCAATTCGAAGCCGAGCTCGCGACTCGGTCCCCAGGTTTAATTCAgagtcgagctcacaactcggtccctaggttcaattcggagccaagctcgtgactcggtccctaggttcaattcggagccgagctcgcgactcggtccccagactcaattcggagccgagctcacgactcggtccccaggtttaattcggagtcgagctcacaactcggtccctaggttcaattcggagccaagctcgcgactcggtccctaggttcaattcggagccgagctcgcgactcggtccccagactcaattcagagccgagctcacaactaggtccctagactcaattcggagccgagctcacaactcggtccccaaactcaattcggagtcgagctcataactcgatccccagactcaattcggagctgagctcacagCTCAGTCCCCAGACTCGATaccgagctcacaactcagtccccagactcaattcggagctgagctcacagCTCAATCCCCAGACTCGATACCGAGCTACATCTCGGCCATATCCAATGTTCGAGCCACGCATCTCAGCCAAATCCAATGTCCGAGCTatgcacctcggccatccaacaCCTGAGCCACGCATCTGGGCAAATCCaaagcccgagtcacatctcagcCAAATCTAGCATCCACGCCACGCGCATTGGCCATcaaaatgcccgagtcacatcttggCCAAATCCAACATCCAAGCCACGCATCTCGGCAAATCcgacgcccgagtcgcatcttggcCAAATTCGACGCCCGAGACCTGCACATCATCCgtccaatgcccgagtcgcatctcggccaaatccagcatCCGAGCCACACACATCGGCCATCCAATGCCCAAGCCACACCTCAACGTACCTTGaccaatccaatgcccgagccacgcatcaacgcacctcggccaatccaacgctTGAGCCACACCTCAATCGCATCTTGGCAGTCGGGCTGTGCCAAACCCGTTATCCGACCTACGACACATCGTTTTTGCCTCGTCGGTTTCGCCTCACCAGGCCTCTACTATTCAACCAGCAGGGTCAGTCCTGCCTGAATCACGGGGTGCCGCCCCTCTAAAACGCCCCCCGACGAGTCAATCCAGCCTCGCCGCGCATGTCTCGCCTCGCTGGTTTCGACGCATCGGTTTCACCTCGACAGGCCCCTACCATTCGACCAGTAGGGTCAGTCCTGCTCAAATCACGGGGCACCACCCCTCTAAAACGCCCCCCGACGAGTCAATCCAGCCTTGCCGTGTAGGTCTCGCCTCGTCGGTTTCGACGCTTCGGTTTCGCCTCACTATGCCTCTACCGTTCGACCAGTAGGGTCAGTCCTGCCTGAATCATGGGGCACCGCCCCTCTAAAATGCCCCCCGATGAGTCAATCCAGCCTCGCCACGTAGGTCTTGCCTTGTCGGTTTCAACGCTTCGGTTTCGCCTCGACAGGCCCCTACCGTTCGACCAGTAGGGTCAGTCATGCCCGAATCATGGGGCACCACCCCTCTAAAACGCCCCCCGACGAGTCAATCTAGCCTCGCCGCGTAGGTCTCGCCTCGCCGGTTTCGATGCTTCGGTTTCTCCTCGACAGGCCCCTATTATTCGACCAGCAGGGTCAGTCCTACTTGAATCACAAGGCACCTCCCCTCTAAATCATCCCCCAATTCCAGCTTCCCGCATGAGCAACTAACACAATCGCGTCATTCAGACTAAGGCATGCCTCCCCGCCCTTCAAGGACCCCATGGCACGTCTTGAAGGGGGGGGGTCGGGGGGGTGTGGTGGGGGCGTAGTAATACGGTATATTTTGGCCTAAGACACGTCAGAATTCGACATCTTCAGCCATAGTCGGAATCCACactaaggcactgctcggccTCGGGAACCCCGAGACAATACCGCCCTtaagacacgccaagtcagaatccgtactaaggcactaCTCGGCTCCGAGGCCGAGCCGCTCCCGAGACACGCTAAGTCAGAATCTATATCAATGCACTGTTTGGCACGTCCACCACGCCAACCCACGTACGACCAACCcacgtacagtaatataaagacctaTGGCCAGCATCTGGCCAGAGGAGGcaaaatcaattgatcactcgACTAACTTGCTCGTTGGAGGGGCCTCGTCAGGTGATCCCGACGAGAgccatttttgcaggaaaacGCGGCCACCTCACGAAGACCAACCGCCAACCACCCGGGAATCGCTATCCAGTGCACAAAGGAGAGCAGCCAACCGGCccggatcccgaccaacgccaaccaACAACCCTTCCCGAGGTCACGGTCACCTCACGAAGATGAGCTGCCAACCATCCCGGAGAATGAGAGACGTAGCTCGGTATACACGGCACCCGGATCGATACACCAAGGAACGTTGATCAGCACCTCGTTGCGAGGGCCCgatcgacctcggcatccagctcagtCGACAGAAGACTCCTGACATTGACCCGTGGAGTAGGCCATGCTGACTCACCGATCACGATACATTTGTTTACTAACAACAACACCGTATAATTGCCTCGTCCCATCGCCTCCGCCTCGTGACCCCATGGTGGTCGCCATCGTCTAGCTACCCTACTGTGGTCGTTTCTTCCCTAGGACTTCACTTATAGATCTCCATCGCCATCGCCCTATTACAAGGCCAGTCATCTTCACATCATTCGTCgtactaaatatttttttctcacccGTTATATCCTTGCCTCATCCTATCACTAAGAGCCCGTCTATTGTTGCCGACGTCGACCACCAGCCTCTACACCACCAGCTTTGTTCCCATGGCCTCTACCCCCTCCAACACCCTTGCCATGCCTTCCACCTCCTACTCCCAACAACTACTCTATGCTTGCGCCCTCAAGAACAGAAGATGATTTTTTCATGGTGAAGATGATTATAATGCGATGACAGACAATTATGATGGGATGAAAAATAGCGACGATAAGACGGAGTAGTGAAGCCAAGAATAAAATGATAAAGATGACCAAGAAATGGAGGTAATAAATCAAAAAGGGATGCTGtgcataaaataatataaacttaatttttttaacaaatttatacaataataaagatattttaaatattttatattttttttacttcgAATTAAATATTAATAAAGATGGTAAttgattaattttatttaatGGACATAACGGGAGAGGGATATATGCGTAGTATATACTATATGTCAAATTTTGAAAAGGATTGATATGTAAGTATAACGCTTTCCCTTCGCAGAGGTCTTCATCGCCGTTGTCTCCTCCGATCCAGGAACCGTAGACCAATCCATGGCCGCGACAGCCCCCGTCCTCCTCCTCTCCGGCCGCATCGCCATCGTCACCGGTGCCTCCCGCGGCATCGGTCGCTCTATTGCTTCCCACCTTGCGTCCCTCGGCGCCTCCCTCATCATCGGCTACGCCTCCAGCTCCGCCGCCGCTGACCGCCTCGCCGCCGAGCTCAACTCCTCCACCTCGTCCTCCACCAACCAGAAACCCCGCGCGGTGGCCGTCCGCGTCGACGTCTCTGACCCCGACAACGTCAAGTCCCTCTTCGACGCCGCGGAGTCCGCCTTCGGCGGCCCCGCCCACATCCTCGTCGCCTGTGCCGGCGTCCTCGATGACAAGTACCCTACCGTTTCCGCCACCGCCGTCGAGGACTGGGATGCCACTTTCGCCGTCAACACCCGGGGGGCCTTCCTCTGCTGCCGGGAGGCGGCGAACCGGCTCGCCCGCGGCGGCGGCGGGCGGATCGTGTGCATCACGTCCTCGACGACGGCGTCGCTGCGGCCGGGGTTCGGAGCGTACGTGGCCTCGAAGGCGGCGGTGGAGGCCATGGTCAAGGTCATGGCGAAGGAGCTGAAGGGGACGGCGATAACGGCCAACTGCGTGGCGCCGGGCCCGGTGGCGACGGACATGTTCTTCGCGGGGAAGAGCGAGGAGTTGATCCGTCGGATTGTGGAGGAGAACCCGATGGGTCGGCTGGGGGAAACGGAGGACATCGCGCCGGTGGTCGGGTTCCTGTGCACCGACGCCGGGCAGTGGGTGAACGGGCAGGTGATTCGGGTGAACGGCGGCTACGTTTGATCGATGCTGCACTCGTGTAGCTTCTTCTCTATCGAATAAACGAGCTTGATTGCTTTAGCGTCCGATGCTTTGTGTAACTGTGGGGAGTGGTTCTCCGAGGCATTTCGTCGAATGGGTGGTGGAGGCATTGGTGTGTTAGGGGTAAGATGTGCATCTTACCTACGGATACAGTATCCGTGACTTCTGTAGAACCGTGTCATCGTACGTGGCCTTTCTGTATGACAGCCCACACTGTCATGGGCAGCCACGTAGGATATGAAAAAACAATATTATAATCCAAGAAACATATTGCTAAATGATTATTCCAATCATAGAAATTTATCATCTAGATttcatcatttataaaaaaaaaaatcaggataTACCTGAGGTCAAAATATTTTCCAAGTCAGAGGTCCGAGTCTTGTTATAAGCATCTAACCATGATCTTAAtatttacatataaatatatatacgaaAAAATACTAAACACCTAAAAAACCATTAAGGTTTTATATGTATTTCTTATTCAAGACGAAATGACAAAACTGACACTAGGAAAGTTCTAGAACCACTTCTCACCCATCACTAAATAGCCCAGAAACCGCCCACACCCGTTAAGTCGTTTGGAAAACCGGCCCAAAGCCCTCCCTAGCCGGTGACCATCTATAAATACCCGACCCTCACGGGGTAGAAAACCCCACCGCCTCTCGCACCGCCGCCTCGACGTCCCTTGACGCTTCTCTGGCACGCACACCAAACCCTAAAAGCCACGAACCTCTCATCCCCATCGTCCCTATAAAAGTCCACCCCGTTTGAATTCCCCGTCATTAAAATCCATCTCCCCTCCCGTCTCCCGCTTCGATCTTCCCGTTTGCTGCTCCTGATCTTCTCGGAGCCGCCCGATTCCTCAAATAGACACTCGGATCTCGTGCGCAGGTCGCCGCGATCGGTAGATCTGTTGCTTGTGCTACGATCTTCGTATTTCTGACGAGCACTCGATCTTGCTAACTGTCCGGTTTCGTGGTGGCCGATCCGTGTAATGTTTTGGGAGTCTTTGGTTGGAAATCAAGGAAAGGCGGTAATTTGGGGGTAATCGAGCTGGACGTTTGGAGGTTCTGCTGTGGTTCGGCTTCTTGAGGAAAAGGTTGGAGTTTGTGGAGGGTGATACTTGCTGATTCGATCGGAAAAAGGAGAGCGGGATTGTGAGGAAGTGATTTAAACATTTACAAGTAAGATCTACTTGAGCTGGAACTCTTGAAGATCTGGCAAGAATCTATTTGCTGATTTGGTTTGGAAAAGGAGGGAGGGATTGAAGGAAGTGATTTAGACATTGACAACTAAGATTTACTTGAACTGGAACTCTTGAAGATCTGGCAAGAAATCTGTTTATTGAGGAAAACGTTGGATTTTGTTGTGGGTGAACATGGCGGATCAGGAGTTCGTGGGAAGCCAACCTGTTGAACTTTCGAAGCACCCATCTGGCATTATTCCCACACTCCAGTAAGTCCCTCTAACTGGTTTCTTCTTAGGATAAATGGGGACAACTAAATCTGGTCTGAAGCTTCATCAGGTTGAAGTGATGCGCCCAATAATAGAGAAAAATTAAAAGAAGATTGAAGTGTTTCGTTATTACTTGATCTCCAGTGCAGATTACTGCATGGCTTGTATCATTACATAAGACCACCATGCTGATACTAGTTGACTGTTGTGGGAATCTGTTTGGCATTCTTGAACAGTGGATGTATTACAATTTTGTATGTAATATTCTAAATGGTCGATGTATTAAAATTTTAACACATACAATTAAAATTTTGTATGAAGTGGCAAAACGAGATAGGATCTTTCATGTATTAGATGTGTATGTTGTTATAAGACACTTTGTTTAAGGAGCACTGAATTTTCTTATAATGAACTACTGTGAATAACTCAATCTATGTTTGATTTGACACTGTCacaaaaattttcttgattactccaggacttCATAATGTATACATTCTATGTTTTCTCACAAATGAAAGCAtgtatttacttttatagcacatAGTTTTATTAAACAAGTTTAGATTGATTTCTAGTttcaaaataagagaaaaaggctCCTCAATATACTAGGTATGGTGCATTTTTGTGATGACAGGTTTGGGTCAAATTTGTTTCCTGTTCTtagcagaaaaaaatattttccagttCTGATTCTAATAAAGAGAAGCTTTATTGGTGCTATGTGGCTGTTCGTAAATGTGGTTCTGTTGAATGGGTTTGATAACAAATACAGAAGCTAAATGTAAATGTTGGTTAGATCAGGAGCGTATGAATTAGTTATGCAAGTGTCTCTTTATTGAATATCATAAGATTATTTACATTGTTGATTAATGGTAGCAATGCTTGTGGTAGTGACTTGGCTTGCCAAATATCAAGCTTTGACAATTTTTGCTCATGACAAGTTCTATTGTATCACTAGTTTTAATTTACAAGATGGTGATGATTCTTGTATTTCTCTAGTTGTACGAATATATGTTACATGATGTGAATTGGCTATGCTGATGCAAGCTGTTGGTTCAATATCTAGGAATATTGTTTCTACAGTAAATTTGGATTGCAAACTGGACCTTAAGGCTATTGCTTTACAAGCCCGCAATGCAGAGTACAATCCCAAGGTATGATATAGATGTGTACACTAAGAGTACACATCTTGTTTTCCTGGATTGCTTTATCCTGCGtgttagaatatttttttttactcttGAAATTTTCATTTCATAACGATTTTTGTTGCTTTTAAAATCATCTTTCTGGTTTTTTTTTCTACCCTTCTCTTGGATATACCCTTGTTGTAGTTTAGTACTTGGTGAGTTGTGAGATTGAGGAAAATTTCATTTTAACAAAAAGTTGAATAGCCTCAATTTTAATGTGTGGCACTTCTTGCCTCTTAAAGCAAGGTTTGCAATATTGTCTAGTATGATACAGTCCATGCGGTATTTAGTGATTTgtcaacttatcaatacacagatTGGTGTAAAATGGATGGTGCACTCGTTATACTATGGCATAAGCCTTATATTGAgctgttattttttttttcatatttttttcaaaacTTGGTATGTGCTAGTGTACCGGTACAGATTCCCACCGCTATCGTTCTGTTAATGTGTTGAGGTTCAGGCTTATGCAGTAAAGTCTATTTCCATGATTTAAATAATATCTCGATTAGTCCTACATCGAAAGTGAGCAAGATTAAGATTA
This DNA window, taken from Musa acuminata AAA Group cultivar baxijiao chromosome BXJ3-7, Cavendish_Baxijiao_AAA, whole genome shotgun sequence, encodes the following:
- the LOC135642415 gene encoding NADPH-dependent aldehyde reductase-like protein, chloroplastic, translated to MAATAPVLLLSGRIAIVTGASRGIGRSIASHLASLGASLIIGYASSSAAADRLAAELNSSTSSSTNQKPRAVAVRVDVSDPDNVKSLFDAAESAFGGPAHILVACAGVLDDKYPTVSATAVEDWDATFAVNTRGAFLCCREAANRLARGGGGRIVCITSSTTASLRPGFGAYVASKAAVEAMVKVMAKELKGTAITANCVAPGPVATDMFFAGKSEELIRRIVEENPMGRLGETEDIAPVVGFLCTDAGQWVNGQVIRVNGGYV